DNA sequence from the Malus sylvestris chromosome 10, drMalSylv7.2, whole genome shotgun sequence genome:
GATGCAGAGGGACCCCTCGGCGTCGGCGGAGATGAGGTTGAGGGGGAAGGAGAGGTGGGGAGGGgtgaagaaggagagggaggtgaCGGTGGCGGAGTGGTCGTGGAGGGAGCCGAGGGAGGTGGCGGAGGACATGTTGTAGAGGTGGACGGTGTCATCGGTGCCGCCGGATGCGGCGGCTGAACCAGCGGTGGCGACGGAGGTGATTGAGGAGAGGTGGGAGGGGTAGGAGAAGAGAggggttagggttagggattGAGAATcggggctagggtttaggggtCTGAGCTTGAAGCCCCATATGAATTTCTCGTAGGAGCCGGCGATTAGGCTCATGGTGGAAATTGGCGCCGGCGGTTCTGCTGATTTTGCTTGATGTGTGTCTGCGAGGGTTTTAGGGAAAGGGAGAAGGGTTTTACTCTTACATGGAattatttttttcggttttttggcCAATATGTTCCATCTTATTTACGTAATTGCTCACTTTAGTCCTTAAGTTACCGTTTGTTACCTAGGATGGGATAGAACGGAGTGCGACGAGACGTTTTATGCgtctaaaacgggtggaacgcgTTGTTCTATGAGACGAATTTTAGGTGAATTTTCGTTTCGTCTCACCCCCTgaaacgactcgttccacatatgtggaacataaaattataacatctccgtctcattcttcttcctccttgtttccatccgaagACATCTTTACTCCCTCTCTGTTCCGTTCTATCCTGTCtcatcccgtcccgtcccattccgttccgtcccgtctgcataccaaacgatacctaggtaccgtttggtacgtgggacgagaCAGAACAGAGTGGGATGAGGCATTCCGTCCcatgtttggtgcgcctaaaattGTGGAACGCACTGTTCCACGAgacgaattttgggtgaatttttgtTCTGCCTCACCCCCtagaacgactcgttccacatctgtggaacacaaaattataacctctatgtctccttcttcttcctccttgtttccatccgagggcatctttgctccctctccgtCCGTCCCGTCTCatcccgtctgcataccaaacgataccttgAAATCAATAGTAATCTCTGATTTTGTTTATCGtcaattattttgatcattaCGTGAaaaatttctattattttttctttttgtgaaaagaaaaatcattggctcattatttattaaattgagagcatttttatcattttggtctttattaacataattttttacaaaaatgcttGACAATAGACAAACTCGGAAACCAGTTCTATTAATTTCAAAtcttaaaaatcaaaataaagagTTAAATCAATCGTATCATCATTTTAGataaaaattcttattttttaaatgacaaaaatttgacccaaaaagCCCAAAGGACAGGTGAGAGGCCCAAACAAACACAACATGTTTGAGACTCCAGGGGATACTAGGAAACGGTCGTGAGTCCGTGTCCGTGTCCGTGTCCATGGCATAAACCGCAAACGGAAGAAGAGATGTAGAAGGGTCAGGGTGGCACCTTCGCCGTACAATGTTGTCGGCTTACCTAACTTGTTTACCGATGTTGTACTTAcaaacataaacataaacatCCTTTGGTAATTCCGAGCTATTCGTATTAGTGTGATTTGGCCGGAGAGGATTTCTAGGAATTCCGAGAGGGAAAGGGACCCCGTACCCAATGGGTCAAGAAGAAGAACAGCAACAACTGCAGCAGCGACAAGGAGAAGAAGCTCCTCCATCTTCTTCCCAGGCGACCTCTCAGGAACCCTCCACCCAAACCGCCCCTCCTCCTCCCCCGTTCGATCCCAGTCGAagtaaccctctctctctctctctctctctctctctctctctctctctctctttctgcaaCTAATGTTTTTAAGATGCCTTTTTTATGTACCTGAATTTTTtccatctgtttttttttttatttatttacttatgCAATCTGGGTTTATTGAAAGGTGTGGAATTTCAGAATCTAAGTTGGGTTTTTGCAGGTTGTATAATGCGATTTAGTTAAGGTTTACGTGTTAGAGTTTGTCAATCTGTTAAATTTTATGTCGGGCGAGTTCTTCTTATATTTGAAATATCGGGTCAGTGATTGGGGTTTCTTGTGTAACTACGTCTGTGTTAAAAGTAATGTATTTCCCTGTAGGATGTAGGAACAAAGATGAATCCTTGTTCTTATGTTTCACATATTTCCATGTAATTTATGATTGAGAGTTCTGTAATCTTTCCCAATCTCTTTGTGATGGTTTTGATATGAAGCTCAGAAAATGCGTCGATACTTCAATAACTGATGATATATAGTTCGtttgaatgtgcttttaaaatgactaaaagtgtttttaaagaaatttttttttgttccaaaaGCCTTAAAATGCTTTCTACAAGAAACACCACAGTAAGTGGTTTTCCAATATTTACTAGCATTTTTACTGAAGAttgtttctaaaaatattttcatcaaaaacgctatcaattattttaaagGTACATCCAAACGAACTCATAATTTGTCATGCGTCCAAATCACATGTTGAAATTCATTCCCCAATTCAAGTGCTATCTCTCCTTCGAAAACTTCAGATCAAATGCGCTGTTCTTGCCATTTACGGTTAAAGTGGGGTTTGTTATTTGTTCCTTGTGGGTTCCGAGCACTGACATTGTAATGAACCTTTAGAAAGAACCTAACCTTTGTCATATTATTTTTTGAAGTGAATGGCATCATCAAAAGAAAGGCTTTGATAAAAGAGTTAGCTGCTGCATACCATGCAGAGTGCCTTGCATACTGTCAAGAGATTTTGGAACTTCAAAGGAAATCGGATGAGGTCAGATACGATGCGCTCTTATTTATTTACAAGTTTCTTTCGATTTGTTGTTACTCATTTGATGAACACGTTATGCATGTTTAAGCATTATGGAATCCGTTAATTTGACAGTACGGTCTATTTCCCTCATAAAGTGATCTGTATATTCGAATTAAACAGTTTGTCTAGGAACGGCAACAAAGCAAAGGGAGGGTCAGTTTTTCCGTCCCCACCTTGTCCTGCTAATGGAGTTGAAATGGGTGGCGGGGAGATGTTACTCTTGCTCCCTGAGTATTCTGATGAAACTGGGGTTCGTTTGATTAGAACGAACCCCAGTATAAGCACTCTCTCCATCCCTAGACTCACTCCCATCGGGACTGGTCCGCATGGGGCTTGGCTAGTAACGCGTTGTTGACTCTTGGCTTAAGGCGATAATGCTATATAGAGTAGGTTGGAGTTTGGTAGGTCTACGGTGAATAGTTTTCCCGTTCTATGGTGTGAAGTATATCTCGGAAACTTATTACGCGTTGAAAAAATTGCTTAGTTCTCATTAATCTTCTCGATTAAGGAATTTCGCTGATGTATGTCACGATTGCTGGTTTTAAGTTTTACGTATAATGATGATTTCCTTTCAATTGGTTCTCACTCTTGGTGGATTTTGAATATGGTTGCAGCCATTTATTGACCTGAAACCTCCGGAGGATATGAAGAAGGAGATAATGCGGCCCCCCAAGCGTCTAAAGACCCCCGCTAGACACTGATACTGTTGTTAGCAGCTTACTCTCGGATATGCACAGAAAAGTTCCTTGAAGCGTAGTTCCCGATTTTCGGTTTGTTTAGGCACAACACAGGATACAAAAGTTTATCATCTCATATGGCGAATGTAAATTTCGAACGATGCCCGAAAAATGCCCGGTTATTTTGGTCATAACGGTTGCAGAAGCAGCAGTTCGTAAAAATTGGTAATCGCAAGGGAGCTTCCTTTGTCTAGTTTTGTGTAGGTTTTACTTCAAATGTGGATCAGATGAATGCTATTTGTCAGAATGTATCTTGTTTGAGTGCATCAAATGCCAGTAACAGGAGGGATTTTTCCAAGTGTCGGGTTTCTTTAGACGCTTTGGACACGTACCCGTTTGAATACTGGACACTTCGAAAAATTTCTCCAGTAGCAGGAAACAAAACTGCCAATATATAGAGTTCGtttgaatgtgcttttaaaataactgaaagcgcttttagtgaaaatgtttttggaatcaatccttaataaaaatacaagtaaatgcttaaaaagcacttaaagtgcttcctggaagaagcacataactggtgcttcttgcagaaagcactttaagtgcttttggaaccaaaaaatatattctctaaaagcgctttcagtattttaaaagcacatccaaacgagccaaTAATCATGTTGCAGATGAAACAAAGGGCATGTGTGGGACTGCTTCAGTTGGAAGCACTTATCCACCTGGAAGTGCTTTTGATTGttagaaagtgcttttagaCCTTCCAAAAGAAGGCGCAAACATGCCCTCACAAGAATGGTACTTAATAAGTATAACAATGGCATTACCTCGCAAGAAGGTCAAGTAGGGTAATTGTatttcaaaagttcaaaattcaGTGAAGTACAAAATTTACAATGCTCACGTTGTTTTCCTTTACGTTTGTGTAAACACCTATATCCCTTTGCTGTTTCTTAAACGATTTTGAAGATGTTATGTTTCGATGTCTCGCCAATTAGTTCTCCTTACCTGCGAAAACATGGGTAATCCGCTTAGCAACAACAAAAATCGAAGAGCTAGAACAGGAAGGGAGATCAAACATGTTGAACATCAAGTTACCTACCTACGATTTAACGATGCCCAAATCCTTTGCAATGGGCAACTTGGGGCTGGTGTTTTAAATATTGACCCCCACATCCTTTGCAACGGGCAACTTGGGGCTGGTGTATTAAGCATTGACGCCCACATCCTTCGCAACGGGCAACTTGGGGATGGTGTATTAAACATTGACGCCCACATCCTTTGCAAGGGGCAATTTGGGGTGGTGGGTGAAGAAACCTGCCCTTCTGCGAGCATTTCGGTTGATGATCCCTTTTCATTAACAAACTTGACAGATTCTGAGAGCCGATTTAGTAGGTTCATCAAGGCAATCACCTCATTCCTTTGCAGGTGCAGCTGAAGAACAATACAATAGAGTTCAGTTGAAATACAGAGTGTGTCGGACACTCGATTACACCTACAAATTATGTACAAATGACAAGTAGTATTTGAATCTTCATGTGGGATGCAGATGCACCTGCGGTCCGCAACACAGGAGTCACAGAGATGACCATACGGTCCATTCCCACAAAAATCACTCTTGATGTTGATGGTAAGTTTGTATGTGCCATATGTCATTTTTAACAAACTAGGAAATGATGTCGACATGGCTTACTGCGAGTTCCATAATTAGGATCCATTAGATAAGCCATAAAATCACAACTAGAATCTTAACCTCTACCATAATTAGGGTCGATCAGATAAGCAAAAAAATCTTGGTTACCATAAAATAGCTCTAAATCAAAGGCAAAAGACTCAGGGAAAAGAAGGGTCCATTAGCAAACTTTTGAGACCTTACTAAATACCACTGCAGGAAACATGTTTCTTCAACCGAGTGCCATACAGAATTAGCTTTTAACGAGATACTTACAGTTTGAACAGTGTTTTGTTGACCGTTAACAGAGAAGAGGATTTTAAGTGCGGTGCCAAGACCAAGGACCTGAAGCTTCCCCCAAAGTCGACATTTTTCGCATCCGACACAATCCATCAATGCACTACAATGATAATGCAAACATTTAAATTAGTCACTTAAATGATATGGTTCTGAAGACACCCGCCCCCAAAAAACATACACACACTCATATCCATCAATGCACTACTTACATGATGCCAGTTAAAAATTTGGGATACCTTCAACATTTTCTACGAACATGATAATCATGATCAACCACTATATATAAGACAgtaaggccaaaagaaaagctaTGATACCTAATGTTTCTGAACTGTTTCTGTATTTTCTGCTTTAGTTCAGGTCCACGCTGGCCTTTCCACAGCTTAGCTTCATCAAATGGGACAGGGCAAGCAGCTTGTAGATTGGGATTATAGAGTAGCTGTCTCACCAAGGATTGTGTCTTCAGATCCTCAGTAGGATTACCAGTGTCATATTCAGCATGTTCCAAGTAATCTGCAGCCTGAATGCATTTGACCAAGATTGATATTATTGTCTCAGAAAGATAAACAATATGAAAACGTAAAGTGAAAACTATTGTCAGTAGACTCAGTATGCTTCAGTATCCCTGCCAGTAAGAATAACATAATACTTTGAAAAGGATTCTAGCTTACACCCACCTTTGTCACTGCTCGGAGAACGAAGAGATACGTGAAGTACAAGTTTCTGACACGGTCTGGGTATCTTAGGACCCGATCATACAACAATGAGAGATTTGGACCCCACTGAAACAGAAAttttagaaagaagaaaaagaagtaaGATCTTTACATAAAAACAGtatgaaatgtttcagaaaccATGGAAACTGT
Encoded proteins:
- the LOC126586555 gene encoding endoplasmic reticulum oxidoreductin-1-like, which translates into the protein MVGAKGKPRRWVWVVGAVIAVFVAVAMTSVRAPKISFFGRSNKACNCTQETHKYSGIVEDCCCDYETADHLNKEVLHPSLQELVKTPFFRYFKVKLWCDCPFWPDDGMCRLRDCSVCECPDSEFPESFKKPYHGLPVDDLVCQEGKPEAAVDRTLDNKAFRGWTEIDNPWTNDDETDNAEMTYVNLQLNPERYTGYTGPSARRIWDAVYAENCPKYPSEELCAEERILYKLISGLHSSISVHIASDYLLDETTQTWGPNLSLLYDRVLRYPDRVRNLYFTYLFVLRAVTKAADYLEHAEYDTGNPTEDLKTQSLVRQLLYNPNLQAACPVPFDEAKLWKGQRGPELKQKIQKQFRNISALMDCVGCEKCRLWGKLQVLGLGTALKILFSVNGQQNTVQTLHLQRNEVIALMNLLNRLSESVKFVNEKGSSTEMLAEGQVSSPTTPNCPLQRMWASMFNTPSPSCPLRRMWASMLNTPAPSCPLQRMWGSIFKTPAPSCPLQRIWASLNRR
- the LOC126586556 gene encoding uncharacterized protein LOC126586556, whose amino-acid sequence is MGQEEEQQQLQQRQGEEAPPSSSQATSQEPSTQTAPPPPPFDPSRMNGIIKRKALIKELAAAYHAECLAYCQEILELQRKSDEPFIDLKPPEDMKKEIMRPPKRLKTPARH